The Pelodiscus sinensis isolate JC-2024 chromosome 6, ASM4963464v1, whole genome shotgun sequence genome has a segment encoding these proteins:
- the CCNO gene encoding cyclin-O → MVTRPLSQQRPGGPRSPPGKRRRAGGATPEERARALGLDLGAPVKKSKCPTCPRKRPLQGDDPGHSPPGSPKPAARLELQAFREYGASWYRFRKGLEGKFHPREPLAQQPQVTAEARCKLISWLLPVHRHFGFSFESLCLAVNTLDRFLTTTPVAADCFQLLGVTSLLIACKQVEVHPPRVKQLLALCCDVFTRQQLCNLECIILNKLHFNLGAPTINFFLEHFTHVRMESCQEDAREAYNAKALAKGVAELSMADYAFNDYAPSLLAICSLGLADQMLHHQNPLDLHISGYPEGVLQECMDKLHLLVSLNGDSLPHVLPLEISEKCLHLGS, encoded by the exons ATGGTCACTCGCCCGCTCAGCCAGCAGCGCCCTGGCGGGCCGCGCAGCCCCCCTGGCAAGCGTCGGCGGGCGGGCGGCGCCACCCCCGAGGAGCGGGCTCGGGCCCTCGGCCTCGACCTCGGGGCGCCGGTGAAGAAGAGCAAGTGCCCGACCTGCCCGAGGAAGCGGCCGCTTCAGGGCGACGACCCggggcacagcccccccggcagccccaagCCCGCCGCCCGGCTGGAGCTACAGGCCTTCCGCGAGTACGGGGCCAGCTGGTACCGCTTCCGAAAGGGGCTGGAGGGCAAGTTCCACCCGCGCGAGCCGCTGGCCCAGCAGCCGcag GTGACGGCAGAGGCCCGATGTAAGTTGATCAGCTGGTTGCTCCCTGTGCACCGGCACTTCGGCTTCTCCTTCGAGTCCCTGTGCCTGGCGGTGAACACTCTGGACCGATTCCTCACCACCACCCCGGTGGCTGCCGACTGCTTCCAGCTGCTGGGGGTCACCTCGCTCCTCATCGCCTGCAAACAG GTGGAAGTGCACCCGCCCAGAGTGAAGCAGCTCCTAGCCCTTTGTTGCGACGTCTTCACTCGCCAGCAGCTCTGCAACCTGGAATGCATCATCCTAAACAAACTACACTTCAACCTGGGGGCACCGACCATCAACTTCTTCTTGGAGCACTTCACCCATGTGCGTATGGAGTCctgccaggaagatgccagggagGCATACAATGCCAAAGCTCTGGCCAAAGGGGTGGCCGAACTTAGTATGGCCGACTATGCTTTTAACGATTATGCCCCGTCCCTTCTGGCCATTTGCTCCCTGGGACTGGCAGACCAGATGTTGCATCACCAAAATCCACTGGACTTGCATATAAGTGGCTACCCGGAGGGGGTTTTACAGGAATGCATGGACAAACTGCATTTACTGGTTTCTTTAAATGGGGACTCATTACCACATGTGCTACCCCTGGAGATTTCTGAAAAGTGCCTACACCTAGGAAGTTAA